The following proteins come from a genomic window of Nostoc sp. ATCC 53789:
- a CDS encoding glycosyltransferase family 4 protein, whose translation MKAIIVMPLAEQRGGGEMMLWDLVQQGRNAGVEWLVIFLEHGPMVEQVKSLGIDARVVESGRLRQIHRFIGAVFQIAAIARRERADIIVNWMWITHISGGLAAMLAGLPAVWYQLEVPSDKTWLVRIATLIPARAIITLSQDGKQAQAEIWPHRPTPLVYPGVALDRFEPDALPTPEEARRKLGLPLHGPLIGIVGRLQRWKGMHVLVQAMPKILEKYPDAHCVVVGGKHDLEPDYEDFLKAEITNLGLKKQVIMAGLQRNIPEWVQAMDVFVHASDKEPFGIVIIEAMALGKPVIAGDAGGPTEIITDGMNGLLTPYGDADKLAIAILRYLDEQEFARSAGIAARQRALDFSTQNYAQNFISAIRSAIPSVSSAE comes from the coding sequence ATGAAAGCAATTATTGTAATGCCACTAGCCGAACAACGAGGCGGCGGTGAAATGATGCTTTGGGATTTGGTACAGCAGGGACGTAATGCTGGTGTTGAGTGGCTAGTGATATTTTTAGAACACGGCCCGATGGTAGAACAAGTAAAGTCCCTTGGTATTGATGCGCGAGTTGTAGAAAGTGGACGTTTACGCCAAATCCACCGTTTTATTGGTGCTGTTTTTCAGATAGCTGCGATCGCACGCCGCGAACGTGCAGATATAATTGTCAATTGGATGTGGATTACGCATATATCTGGAGGCTTGGCGGCGATGCTGGCTGGTTTGCCTGCTGTATGGTATCAGCTAGAAGTACCTAGCGATAAAACTTGGTTGGTACGAATTGCTACTTTAATCCCAGCCCGCGCAATTATCACTCTCTCTCAAGATGGTAAGCAAGCACAAGCAGAGATTTGGCCCCACAGGCCAACACCCTTGGTTTATCCCGGTGTTGCACTAGACCGATTTGAGCCTGATGCTTTGCCAACTCCTGAAGAAGCACGCCGAAAACTAGGCTTACCTTTACACGGCCCACTGATTGGAATTGTGGGACGATTGCAACGATGGAAGGGAATGCACGTATTAGTGCAAGCGATGCCCAAAATTTTAGAGAAGTATCCTGATGCTCATTGTGTGGTAGTTGGCGGCAAGCACGATTTGGAACCAGACTATGAGGACTTTTTAAAAGCAGAAATCACAAACTTGGGCTTGAAAAAGCAAGTAATTATGGCTGGACTACAGCGTAATATCCCGGAGTGGGTACAGGCGATGGATGTATTTGTTCATGCTTCGGATAAAGAACCCTTCGGAATTGTGATTATTGAGGCGATGGCGCTGGGTAAACCTGTGATTGCTGGCGATGCAGGCGGCCCGACAGAGATTATTACCGATGGGATGAATGGACTATTAACACCTTACGGCGATGCAGATAAATTAGCGATCGCAATTCTCCGCTATCTTGACGAACAAGAATTTGCCCGCAGTGCAGGAATAGCTGCCAGACAACGCGCTTTAGATTTTTCAACGCAGAATTATGCTCAAAACTTTATTAGTGCAATTCGTTCTGCAATACCCAGTGTTTCATCTGCTGAATGA
- a CDS encoding EAL domain-containing protein: protein MSQICSISKTCACRNVARCQTKEAGRLFLWFPVTHTLKKVTSYLQQLRLEYELMHERPGLSLKCKPGQSIEIARNLAKLLAPRELKETQVLFTQGNIQPQLHDFSDIASLQRFIKLNQSDWLVEMLATERFTSYFQPIVSINDTSQIFGYESLLRGLDEEGNLMLPTPIMELATEAGLIPQLDQIARLSAITEFSRYKVSGHIFINFAPTSLYDPAFCLSSSVEAIDTAEISHDRVVFEVVESDNPQDLTHLKAVLKYYRDAGFLVALDDLGSGYSSLNLLHQLRPDFIKLDMELIRDVHQDLYKASITEKLLEITQKLNIQTVAEGIECIEELNWLRERGANLAQGYLIAKPSAVPVTTTPHFDPIALNVASTDSKLVERHVQHQNESERIVASVTQRIRQSLELDEILQTTAAEVRQLFEVDRVIIYQFESDWSGLVAVESLAEECMSILGFHVMDTCFQSTRAIYFQQGNTRAIEDVETAGLSPCHLDLLRSLQIRANLVVPILQKERLWGLLIAHQCRNARQWQQSEINLFNQLAGQAAIAIQQSELYHQLQQANQELQRLACSDGLTQVGNRRCFDDTFNTQWQRLAREQGSLSLILCDVDYFKLYNDTHGHLAGDDALRQVAKVISQTVKRPADLVARYGGEEFAVILPNTDIEGAIAVARDIQTNISALKMPHPHSQVSEFITLSLGVATITPHSQLSPATLIAAADQGLYQAKAQGRNCVVQINCQ from the coding sequence ATGAGCCAGATATGTTCTATCTCCAAAACCTGTGCTTGTCGCAATGTTGCACGCTGCCAGACTAAGGAGGCAGGCAGGCTCTTTCTCTGGTTTCCCGTTACACATACCCTCAAAAAAGTCACCTCCTACCTACAGCAGCTTAGACTTGAGTATGAACTGATGCACGAGCGACCAGGTTTGAGTTTGAAGTGTAAACCCGGACAGTCTATAGAAATTGCCCGTAACCTGGCCAAACTACTTGCACCTAGAGAATTAAAAGAGACGCAAGTCCTTTTCACTCAAGGTAATATCCAACCTCAACTCCATGATTTTAGTGACATAGCCTCATTACAACGCTTCATTAAGTTGAACCAATCCGACTGGCTAGTTGAAATGTTGGCAACGGAACGATTTACCAGTTACTTTCAGCCAATTGTCTCAATTAACGATACATCGCAGATTTTTGGATATGAATCGCTCTTGCGGGGGCTGGATGAAGAAGGCAATTTAATGCTACCGACACCAATTATGGAGTTAGCAACCGAAGCCGGACTAATACCACAACTCGACCAAATTGCTCGCCTCAGCGCAATCACTGAATTTAGTCGGTATAAAGTGAGTGGGCATATCTTCATCAATTTTGCGCCAACATCACTTTACGATCCAGCTTTTTGCCTCAGTAGTTCAGTTGAGGCAATTGATACTGCCGAAATTTCCCACGATCGCGTTGTCTTTGAAGTTGTAGAATCAGATAATCCTCAAGATTTAACCCATCTCAAGGCAGTGCTTAAATACTACCGGGATGCTGGATTTTTAGTAGCTCTTGATGACCTTGGTTCTGGCTATTCCAGCCTAAACTTGCTGCATCAGTTACGTCCAGACTTTATCAAGCTGGATATGGAGTTAATTCGAGATGTACATCAAGACCTTTACAAAGCTTCGATTACCGAGAAGCTTTTAGAGATTACTCAAAAGTTAAACATCCAGACCGTTGCTGAAGGAATTGAGTGTATTGAGGAACTGAACTGGCTGCGAGAACGAGGTGCAAATCTTGCTCAAGGCTATTTAATTGCTAAACCTAGTGCAGTGCCTGTCACTACAACCCCTCACTTTGATCCGATCGCGTTAAATGTAGCATCGACAGATTCTAAGCTGGTTGAGCGGCATGTCCAACACCAAAATGAGTCCGAGCGAATTGTCGCGTCTGTGACGCAGCGCATTCGACAATCGTTAGAGTTAGACGAGATTTTGCAAACCACAGCAGCCGAAGTGCGGCAACTGTTTGAGGTAGACCGAGTAATAATTTACCAGTTTGAGTCAGACTGGAGTGGGTTAGTAGCTGTAGAATCTTTAGCAGAAGAGTGTATGTCCATTTTGGGATTTCACGTTATGGACACATGCTTTCAATCTACCCGTGCAATTTACTTTCAACAAGGTAACACCAGAGCGATCGAAGACGTTGAAACTGCCGGATTATCGCCGTGTCATCTTGACCTCCTGCGGAGTTTGCAAATCCGAGCAAACCTTGTCGTGCCTATCTTGCAGAAAGAGCGTTTGTGGGGACTATTGATTGCTCATCAATGCCGTAATGCCAGACAATGGCAGCAATCGGAGATTAACTTGTTTAACCAGTTAGCAGGACAAGCTGCGATCGCTATTCAGCAATCAGAACTTTACCATCAATTACAACAAGCAAACCAAGAATTACAGCGCCTTGCCTGTTCAGATGGTCTGACCCAAGTGGGAAATAGACGGTGCTTTGATGACACATTCAACACACAGTGGCAACGGTTGGCACGAGAGCAAGGTTCGCTATCTTTGATTTTGTGCGATGTCGATTACTTTAAGCTTTACAACGATACACATGGACATCTCGCAGGAGATGATGCCCTTAGACAGGTTGCCAAGGTAATCTCTCAGACAGTTAAACGCCCTGCTGATTTAGTTGCTCGTTATGGTGGAGAAGAGTTTGCAGTTATTTTACCGAATACTGATATCGAAGGGGCCATTGCAGTTGCAAGAGATATTCAGACCAATATTAGTGCATTAAAAATGCCTCATCCCCATTCTCAGGTTAGCGAATTCATCACTCTAAGTCTTGGTGTGGCAACCATCACTCCTCATAGCCAATTATCTCCCGCAACCTTAATTGCTGCTGCTGACCAGGGACTCTATCAGGCAAAAGCACAAGGAAGAAATTGTGTGGTGCAGATAAACTGTCAGTAG
- a CDS encoding mechanosensitive ion channel family protein, translated as MNILIILAEVSLVIFVCLLLNWFVSKLFKLFTKTSILKSEDRSIKTLRRNITGLLLLACLVSCILIVGANGYLVYRGENLQQYTIAMLERIPSGFWITLGIGIAQSIGTFILAAIALKFLKYWLKVASTRAKNLEKNTADDESIDAFFNALYHRISGGIWLWAVILCAQFLKLPATVSEYLYIALRIYLIIAVGLLILKAVAAVVDFLDALSVRYSNPDNLLRFYDRLRHLIPFLKRCLEFVIYVCMATLVIQQVQLIANIAAFGPRIIKIIGIIFISRVLFEVVYLLVEEVLFKDQNLSDIQRSRRLTLVPLFRSFLQYFVYFAAIISILYTLDIDPTPILAGAGIVGIAVGLGAQTLINDIVCGFFILFENYYLVGDYIEAGKVEEKVVEGVVEAIELRTTRIRHPNGQLQIIRNGDIGSITNYSKQYIFAVVEVGVPYNSNLAHVYKVIEEVGQQLKTNDPDVLEGTQIDGVESLGESNLLLRTLTKVKPGKHLQIQRVLRKIFTDALLREGIVIPIRAESAEG; from the coding sequence ATGAATATATTGATCATTTTAGCTGAAGTCAGCCTTGTAATCTTTGTTTGTTTATTACTGAACTGGTTTGTAAGCAAGTTATTCAAGCTATTTACAAAGACCTCTATATTAAAGAGCGAAGATAGAAGTATCAAAACCTTGCGTCGGAACATCACAGGGTTATTGTTACTTGCTTGCTTGGTGTCATGTATTTTGATTGTGGGTGCTAATGGTTATCTAGTTTATCGTGGCGAAAACCTTCAACAATACACCATAGCAATGCTTGAGCGTATTCCATCAGGATTTTGGATAACTCTAGGAATTGGCATAGCTCAGAGCATTGGCACTTTCATATTAGCCGCGATCGCACTGAAATTTCTGAAATATTGGCTGAAGGTAGCTAGCACTCGCGCCAAAAACTTAGAAAAAAATACTGCCGATGATGAAAGTATTGATGCTTTCTTTAACGCCCTCTATCACAGAATTAGCGGTGGAATCTGGCTGTGGGCTGTCATTCTGTGTGCCCAGTTTCTCAAATTGCCAGCAACGGTTTCGGAATATTTGTACATTGCACTGCGAATCTATTTAATTATTGCCGTCGGGTTGCTGATTCTCAAAGCAGTCGCGGCGGTAGTTGATTTTCTCGATGCTCTCAGCGTCAGATACTCCAACCCTGATAACCTCTTAAGATTCTACGATCGCCTCCGACATCTGATACCCTTTTTAAAGCGGTGTCTGGAGTTTGTAATTTATGTCTGCATGGCAACATTAGTGATTCAACAGGTGCAGTTAATCGCCAATATTGCAGCTTTTGGCCCGCGAATCATCAAGATCATCGGCATCATCTTCATTAGTCGTGTGTTGTTTGAAGTCGTTTACTTACTTGTTGAAGAGGTGCTGTTTAAAGACCAGAATCTAAGTGATATTCAAAGAAGTAGACGCTTGACACTCGTTCCTCTTTTTCGTAGTTTCTTACAATATTTTGTATACTTTGCTGCTATTATCTCTATTCTCTATACTCTTGACATTGATCCAACTCCTATACTGGCAGGTGCTGGTATTGTCGGCATAGCTGTAGGTTTAGGGGCACAGACACTGATAAATGATATAGTCTGTGGCTTCTTTATTTTGTTTGAAAACTACTACTTAGTGGGTGATTATATCGAGGCTGGGAAAGTCGAAGAGAAAGTTGTCGAAGGTGTTGTTGAGGCAATTGAACTCAGAACCACTCGTATTAGACATCCCAATGGTCAATTGCAGATTATTCGCAATGGAGATATTGGCTCAATTACCAATTATTCTAAACAGTATATCTTTGCAGTAGTGGAAGTTGGTGTGCCCTATAATTCCAACTTAGCTCATGTGTACAAAGTGATTGAGGAGGTAGGACAACAGTTAAAAACAAACGATCCAGATGTACTCGAAGGTACACAGATAGATGGAGTGGAAAGCCTTGGAGAATCTAACTTGTTGCTGCGGACATTAACGAAGGTGAAGCCAGGAAAACATCTTCAGATTCAACGTGTTCTTCGAAAGATTTTTACAGATGCACTACTGCGCGAAGGAATTGTAATTCCCATCCGTGCTGAAAGTGCTGAAGGTTAA
- a CDS encoding M23 family metallopeptidase: MKKLTVFRYRTYGLIGLISLTAVLSTTTSALTQLASDSPIGQTPIPASNLIWPTQGFISQGFRKYQHEGIDIAGASGTPVVAAASGTVVKAGWDNWGLGNAITIKHLDGSTTVYGHNRRLLVSKDQQVIQGQIIAEMGSTGNSTAPHLHFEVHPNGRIAVDPLRLLTSLTASVSPASKIQQVDNPNRPVSTPSVAKQVSPSLPPMGFAPISSDTNCNGVTIIDGETANIRVKVCEENGQLFYIGRLKQDPSKPIKIPALNIGKGRYRADNGSFYYLVSPERVEVWRNGTQMRSDKFYTLTKSP, translated from the coding sequence ATGAAAAAACTTACCGTTTTTCGATACCGCACTTATGGACTAATTGGTTTAATATCCTTAACCGCCGTATTAAGTACAACTACATCTGCCCTAACACAGTTAGCAAGCGATTCCCCAATTGGGCAAACTCCTATCCCCGCTTCTAACTTAATCTGGCCAACTCAAGGGTTTATTTCTCAAGGCTTTCGCAAATATCAACATGAAGGAATTGATATTGCAGGGGCATCTGGAACCCCAGTTGTTGCTGCTGCATCGGGTACTGTTGTAAAAGCAGGTTGGGATAATTGGGGGTTAGGCAATGCCATAACTATTAAGCATCTTGACGGTAGCACTACTGTTTATGGTCACAATCGCCGTTTGCTGGTGAGCAAGGATCAACAGGTCATTCAAGGTCAAATTATTGCTGAGATGGGATCTACAGGCAATAGTACAGCACCTCATCTCCATTTTGAAGTGCATCCAAATGGTCGAATAGCAGTTGATCCCCTTCGTCTATTGACATCTTTAACTGCAAGTGTTTCCCCTGCTTCTAAAATTCAGCAAGTGGATAACCCGAACCGCCCAGTCTCGACACCCTCCGTAGCAAAGCAAGTTTCACCTTCATTGCCTCCAATGGGTTTTGCACCTATAAGCAGTGATACTAATTGCAATGGAGTTACCATTATTGATGGTGAAACTGCAAATATTCGTGTCAAGGTCTGTGAAGAAAATGGGCAGTTATTTTATATTGGGCGGTTGAAGCAAGACCCAAGCAAGCCTATAAAAATACCAGCTTTGAATATTGGTAAAGGCAGATATCGAGCAGATAATGGTAGTTTTTATTATTTAGTCAGCCCTGAAAGAGTGGAAGTTTGGCGAAATGGCACCCAAATGCGTTCTGACAAATTTTATACTTTAACAAAATCACCATAA